One stretch of Pseudomonas fragi DNA includes these proteins:
- the ftsZ gene encoding cell division protein FtsZ: MFELVDNIPQSPVIKVIGVGGGGGNAVNHMVKSNIEGVEFICANTDAQALKSIGARTILQLGTGVTKGLGAGANPEVGRQAALEDRERIAEVLQGTNMVFITTGMGGGTGTGAAPIIAEVAKEMGILTVAVVTRPFPFEGRKRMQIADEGIRLLSESVDSLITIPNEKLLTILGKDASLLSAFAKADDVLAGAVRGISDIIKRPGMINVDFADVRTVMSEMGMAMMGTGCASGPNRAREATEAAIRNPLLEDVNLEGARGILVNITAGPDLSLGEYSDVGSIIEAFASEHAMVKVGTVIDPDMRDELHVTVVATGLGAKIEKPVKVVDNTLQASYAASSAHSAPVRQEARTERQEQPVVNYRDLDRPTVMRNQAQQGATTAAKLNPQDDLDYLDIPAFLRRQAD, encoded by the coding sequence ATGTTCGAACTCGTAGACAACATCCCGCAAAGCCCGGTAATTAAAGTTATCGGTGTTGGTGGTGGCGGTGGCAATGCTGTTAACCACATGGTTAAGAGCAACATCGAAGGCGTGGAATTCATCTGCGCCAACACTGACGCACAAGCGCTGAAAAGCATTGGTGCGCGGACCATCCTGCAACTGGGCACTGGCGTGACCAAGGGCCTGGGTGCCGGCGCGAACCCTGAGGTCGGTCGTCAGGCTGCCCTGGAAGACCGCGAGCGCATCGCTGAAGTGTTGCAGGGCACCAACATGGTGTTCATCACCACGGGCATGGGCGGTGGTACCGGTACCGGTGCTGCGCCGATCATTGCTGAAGTGGCCAAGGAAATGGGCATCCTCACCGTTGCGGTGGTGACCCGTCCGTTCCCGTTCGAAGGTCGCAAGCGCATGCAGATCGCCGACGAAGGTATTCGTCTGCTGTCCGAAAGCGTCGATTCGTTGATCACGATTCCGAACGAAAAACTGCTCACCATCCTGGGTAAAGACGCGAGCCTGCTGTCTGCGTTCGCCAAGGCCGATGACGTACTGGCCGGTGCCGTTCGCGGTATCTCCGACATCATCAAGCGTCCGGGCATGATCAACGTCGACTTTGCCGACGTGCGCACCGTGATGAGCGAAATGGGCATGGCGATGATGGGCACTGGCTGCGCCAGCGGTCCGAACCGTGCTCGCGAAGCCACCGAAGCGGCCATCCGCAACCCGTTGCTCGAAGACGTGAACCTGGAAGGCGCTCGCGGCATCCTGGTGAACATCACCGCCGGTCCTGACCTGTCCCTGGGTGAGTACTCCGACGTGGGTAGCATCATCGAAGCCTTCGCTTCGGAGCACGCGATGGTCAAGGTCGGTACTGTTATCGACCCGGACATGCGCGACGAGCTGCATGTCACCGTGGTTGCTACTGGTCTGGGTGCAAAAATCGAGAAGCCGGTCAAGGTTGTCGACAACACCCTGCAAGCTTCCTACGCAGCTTCTTCGGCACACAGCGCCCCTGTTCGTCAGGAAGCGCGTACCGAGCGTCAGGAACAACCGGTGGTCAACTACCGTGATCTGGACCGCCCGACTGTGATGCGTAATCAGGCCCAGCAAGGCGCGACGACCGCTGCCAAGCTCAACCCGCAAGACGATCTGGATTACCTGGACATCCCGGCTTTCCTGCGTCGTCAGGCTGATTAA
- the lpxC gene encoding UDP-3-O-acyl-N-acetylglucosamine deacetylase produces the protein MIKQRTLKNIIRATGVGLHSGEKVYLTLKPAPVDTGIVFCRADLDPVVQIPARAENVGETTMSTTLVNGDVKVDTVEHLLSAMAGLGIDNAYVELSASEVPIMDGSAGPFVFLIQSAGLEEQDAPKKFIRILREVTVEDGDKRATFVPFEGFKVSFEIDFDHPVFRNRTQSATVDFSSTSFVKEVSRARTFGFMSDIEYLRKHNLALGGSVENAIVVDADGVLNEDGLRYEDEFVKHKILDAIGDLYLLGNSLIGEFKGFKSGHALNNQLIRKLLEETDAWEVVTFEDASTAPISYMRPVAAV, from the coding sequence ATGATTAAACAACGCACCCTGAAAAATATTATCCGTGCCACAGGTGTCGGCCTGCACTCCGGTGAGAAGGTCTACCTGACCCTCAAGCCTGCGCCTGTGGACACCGGCATCGTGTTTTGTCGTGCAGACCTTGACCCTGTTGTGCAGATCCCTGCGCGCGCGGAAAACGTCGGCGAGACAACGATGTCGACCACGTTGGTCAACGGCGACGTAAAAGTAGACACGGTAGAGCACCTGCTCTCGGCCATGGCTGGCCTGGGGATCGATAACGCCTACGTCGAACTCTCCGCGTCTGAAGTCCCGATTATGGACGGTAGCGCCGGACCTTTCGTGTTCTTGATTCAATCTGCCGGCCTGGAAGAACAGGACGCGCCGAAGAAGTTCATCCGCATCCTGCGTGAAGTGACAGTGGAAGATGGCGACAAGCGCGCCACTTTCGTCCCTTTCGAAGGGTTCAAGGTGAGCTTCGAGATCGATTTCGATCACCCGGTTTTCCGTAACCGCACCCAAAGTGCAACCGTGGATTTTTCCAGCACTTCGTTTGTAAAAGAAGTCAGCCGCGCACGCACCTTTGGTTTCATGAGTGATATCGAGTACCTGCGCAAGCACAACCTCGCACTCGGCGGTAGCGTGGAAAACGCCATCGTGGTCGACGCGGATGGTGTACTGAACGAAGACGGCCTTCGCTATGAAGACGAATTCGTGAAGCACAAGATCCTCGACGCAATTGGCGACCTTTACCTGTTGGGCAATAGCCTGATCGGTGAATTCAAGGGCTTCAAGTCTGGCCATGCTCTGAACAACCAGCTGATTCGCAAGCTGCTTGAAGAGACTGATGCATGGGAAGTCGTGACCTTTGAAGATGCCAGCACTGCACCGATTTCGTACATGCGTCCGGTTGCGGCAGTTTAA
- a CDS encoding sensor domain-containing diguanylate cyclase — MLVWASALSVVTILSIVGYLLVREYRNTEDDAARSALNIVQLISRDIRNTLSTYDSALNSLVSLVQSQALASLSPQTQQPLLFDRAAEAPSNAGFFVLDAEGKVIAGSRPVVPLLDNARQQPWFKVHLKAQSEGIFISRPLPASDTPNDWTLVLSRRITAPDGKFGGVAVALMKLSYFHNLFRGLDLGPTGNISLVSTEGIMLIQYPATTMFYTGQDLGHTPIFLRFLTERYGSFTAVSGIYHLQRLYNFAQVSELPLLVVVALSTEHIFSNWRHTALLIGSATLLLCLGLLWLTWLLVRELRLRQRAEGELAALAATDPLTGLANRRMLDKTLDLEWRRAQRSGAPLSLIMIDIDHFKAFNDNYGHQAGDEALRQVAQTIKAHVRRPADLAARYGGEEFAVVLTETDAAGTRLLAEKIRVAVEQMEPANPDTPKLTISLGACTRYAKPGDDQEQLLRTADKALYQAKKRGRNRVMDINETGVNALIPKPAP; from the coding sequence ATGCTGGTCTGGGCCAGCGCCTTGTCGGTGGTTACGATCCTGAGCATCGTCGGCTACCTGCTGGTCAGGGAGTATCGCAATACCGAAGATGATGCGGCGCGCTCTGCGTTGAATATCGTGCAACTGATCAGCCGTGATATCCGCAATACCCTGTCCACCTATGATTCAGCGCTCAACAGCCTGGTCAGCCTGGTGCAAAGCCAGGCGCTGGCCTCGCTTTCGCCGCAGACGCAACAGCCCTTGCTGTTCGACAGAGCCGCCGAAGCGCCGTCCAATGCCGGCTTTTTTGTGCTGGATGCCGAAGGCAAGGTGATTGCCGGCTCACGCCCGGTCGTGCCCCTGCTCGACAACGCCCGCCAGCAGCCCTGGTTCAAGGTTCACCTCAAGGCGCAAAGCGAAGGCATCTTTATCAGCCGCCCCCTGCCTGCCAGCGACACCCCCAATGACTGGACCCTGGTGCTCAGCCGCAGGATCACTGCCCCCGACGGCAAGTTTGGCGGCGTCGCCGTGGCCCTGATGAAGCTGAGTTACTTTCACAACCTGTTTCGCGGCCTGGACCTGGGGCCTACCGGCAATATCAGCCTGGTCAGCACCGAAGGCATCATGCTGATCCAGTACCCGGCCACCACCATGTTCTATACCGGCCAGGACCTGGGGCACACGCCGATCTTCCTGCGCTTTTTAACCGAGCGCTACGGCAGCTTTACCGCCGTATCCGGCATCTATCACCTGCAGCGCCTGTACAACTTTGCCCAGGTCAGCGAGCTGCCGCTGCTGGTGGTGGTGGCCTTGTCCACCGAGCATATTTTCAGCAACTGGCGGCACACCGCCCTGTTGATCGGCAGCGCAACCCTGCTGCTGTGCCTGGGCTTGCTGTGGCTGACCTGGCTGCTGGTGCGCGAACTGCGCCTGCGCCAGCGCGCCGAAGGCGAACTCGCCGCCCTGGCCGCCACCGACCCGCTGACCGGGCTGGCCAACCGACGCATGCTGGACAAGACCCTGGATCTGGAATGGCGCCGCGCACAGCGCTCGGGGGCGCCGCTGTCACTGATCATGATCGATATCGACCACTTCAAGGCCTTCAATGACAACTACGGCCACCAGGCCGGGGATGAAGCCCTGCGCCAGGTAGCACAGACCATCAAGGCCCATGTGCGCCGCCCCGCAGACCTGGCGGCGCGCTATGGCGGTGAAGAGTTTGCAGTGGTGCTGACCGAAACCGACGCGGCGGGCACGCGCCTGCTCGCCGAGAAAATTCGCGTCGCGGTCGAGCAGATGGAGCCCGCCAACCCCGACACCCCGAAACTGACCATCAGCCTGGGTGCCTGCACCCGCTACGCCAAACCCGGTGACGATCAGGAGCAACTGCTCAGAACCGCCGACAAGGCGCTCTACCAGGCGAAAAAACGCGGGCGCAACCGGGTCATGGACATCAATGAAACCGGGGTCAATGCCCTGATACCCAAACCCGCGCCATAA
- a CDS encoding sensor domain-containing diguanylate cyclase, whose product MAIKHILRNNVLTLRLLIGATTVSIIAILSIVSFLLVREHRTAELAAIRTSLNIVQLVGRDVQNTVDLYDSALNTLIDVSKRSDLSSVSQPLQHMLLFDKAEQTPANGGFYLLNDQGDLVADSRTLAPPKVNFSHWPSFVEHRDSTSDNLFISHPFDSAENQGMCCISFSRRISGPDGRFLGVAVAQMKLDYFKTLFQRLVLEPHGFIRLISTDGTPLTQHPEPDAADAHTNLSNNPVFIRFLQEHRGSFIALSSIDDEERLYNFSEVGDLPLIVVVSLATDDVFSAWRRNAILVGIGTLLLCGALLMLTWLLGRELHLRQRAERQLEALATTDPLTGLANRRKLDQTLEQEWRRAQRSGKPLSLIMFDIDHFKNFNDTYGHQDGDEALKRVAQTIRHCMHRSTDLAARYGGEEFAVVLSDTDASGAYNLAQSIRQAVEQLEPLTPTHRRLTTSMGVSTRQVKPGDQLAGLINSADQALYQAKKAGRNCVISAPELS is encoded by the coding sequence ATGGCCATCAAGCATATCTTGCGCAATAACGTGCTCACCCTACGCCTGCTGATCGGCGCTACAACCGTTTCAATCATTGCCATTCTGAGCATCGTCAGCTTCCTGCTGGTGCGCGAACACCGCACCGCCGAACTGGCCGCCATCCGCACCTCACTCAATATCGTGCAACTGGTCGGGCGTGATGTCCAAAACACCGTCGATCTCTACGACTCGGCGCTGAACACACTGATCGACGTATCAAAACGCAGTGACCTGAGCAGTGTCTCCCAGCCGCTGCAACACATGCTGTTGTTCGACAAAGCCGAACAGACCCCGGCCAATGGCGGTTTTTACCTGCTCAATGACCAGGGCGATCTGGTGGCCGACTCCCGCACACTAGCCCCCCCCAAAGTCAACTTCAGCCACTGGCCAAGTTTTGTGGAACACCGTGACTCCACCAGTGACAACCTGTTTATCTCCCACCCTTTTGACTCGGCCGAAAACCAGGGCATGTGCTGCATCAGCTTCAGCCGGCGGATCTCCGGCCCTGATGGCAGGTTTCTCGGCGTGGCGGTGGCGCAGATGAAGCTGGACTATTTCAAGACCCTGTTCCAGCGACTGGTCCTGGAACCCCACGGCTTTATCCGGCTGATCAGCACCGATGGCACACCACTGACCCAGCACCCCGAACCGGACGCCGCCGACGCGCACACCAACCTGAGCAACAACCCCGTGTTTATCCGCTTCCTGCAGGAACACAGGGGCAGTTTTATCGCCCTCTCCAGCATTGATGACGAAGAGCGGCTGTACAACTTCTCCGAGGTCGGTGACCTGCCTTTGATTGTGGTGGTCTCACTGGCCACTGACGATGTATTCAGCGCCTGGAGGCGCAACGCCATTTTGGTCGGTATCGGTACGCTGTTGTTATGTGGCGCCCTGCTGATGCTCACCTGGTTGCTGGGCCGTGAATTGCATTTGCGCCAACGTGCCGAACGCCAGCTCGAGGCGCTGGCAACCACCGACCCGCTGACCGGGCTGGCCAACCGACGCAAGCTGGACCAGACCCTGGAACAGGAATGGCGACGGGCACAGCGCTCAGGCAAACCGCTGTCGCTGATCATGTTCGACATTGACCACTTTAAGAACTTCAACGACACCTATGGTCATCAGGACGGGGACGAGGCCCTGAAGCGTGTGGCGCAGACAATCCGGCACTGTATGCACCGCTCCACCGATCTGGCGGCCCGTTATGGTGGCGAAGAGTTTGCGGTCGTGCTGAGCGATACCGATGCCAGTGGCGCGTATAACCTGGCGCAGAGTATTCGCCAGGCAGTCGAGCAACTGGAACCATTGACGCCCACCCATCGCCGGCTCACCACTAGCATGGGAGTCAGTACCCGCCAGGTGAAACCTGGCGACCAGCTTGCAGGCTTGATCAACAGCGCCGATCAGGCCCTGTATCAAGCCAAGAAGGCCGGGCGCAATTGCGTCATCAGTGCCCCGGAGTTGTCTTGA
- a CDS encoding OprD family porin, whose protein sequence is MKTSLKLSPLFIALAATIPTFAHADDDATQDGFVEGSSLKIHARNYYMNHDIRSPHADDSKEWGQGFIGKFESGFTQGTVGFGLDAYGLLGLKLDGGGGTDGSSILPVSDGNGKAPTAFSSAGAALKMRAFDTVLKAGDMFLTNPVIAGGETRMLPQTFRGVSLTNTSFEGWMFEGGQVSFDKPYNQSGMRRLTTTYGDLGDQSSKHITWAGASWSGVPEITSNLYAAQLQDIWNQYYYDFDYTHTLSEGVTLNPGLHFYHTQDTGKALLGDIDNNTFSLHLALGIDGHKVTAVYQRVNGNTPFDYIYQGDSVYLDNSQQYSDFNGPNERSWKLQYEYDFAGLGIAGLTASASYSRGELDLTKADPNSIGYSNWYNPEGKNAHHWERDLGLKYVIQEGKAKDLAVTLRWATNRGNTAYQSVDNDVDEYRVIVDYPIDVF, encoded by the coding sequence GTGAAGACATCACTCAAACTCAGTCCGTTATTCATTGCCCTGGCTGCAACGATCCCAACCTTCGCCCACGCCGATGACGACGCTACCCAAGACGGTTTTGTCGAAGGTTCCAGCCTCAAGATTCACGCCCGCAACTACTATATGAACCACGATATCCGCAGCCCCCATGCCGATGACAGCAAGGAATGGGGCCAGGGCTTTATCGGCAAGTTCGAGTCGGGCTTCACCCAAGGCACCGTTGGCTTCGGCCTGGATGCCTATGGCCTGCTCGGGCTCAAGCTCGATGGCGGCGGCGGCACCGATGGCAGCAGCATCCTGCCGGTCAGCGATGGCAACGGCAAAGCGCCCACTGCCTTTTCGTCTGCCGGTGCCGCACTGAAAATGCGCGCCTTCGATACCGTGCTTAAAGCCGGTGACATGTTCCTCACCAACCCGGTAATCGCCGGCGGTGAAACCCGCATGCTGCCGCAGACCTTTCGCGGTGTCAGCCTGACCAACACCAGCTTCGAGGGCTGGATGTTCGAAGGCGGCCAGGTCAGTTTCGACAAGCCCTACAACCAGAGCGGCATGCGTCGCCTGACCACCACCTACGGTGACCTGGGCGACCAGAGCAGCAAGCACATCACCTGGGCTGGCGCGTCCTGGAGCGGCGTACCGGAAATCACCAGCAACCTGTACGCAGCCCAGTTGCAGGACATCTGGAACCAGTACTACTACGACTTCGACTACACCCATACGCTGAGCGAGGGCGTCACCCTCAACCCCGGCCTGCACTTCTATCACACCCAGGACACCGGCAAGGCACTGCTGGGCGATATCGACAACAACACCTTCAGCCTGCACCTGGCCCTGGGCATCGACGGCCACAAGGTGACGGCGGTGTACCAGCGGGTCAACGGCAATACGCCCTTTGACTATATCTATCAGGGCGACAGCGTTTACCTGGACAACTCGCAGCAGTACTCGGACTTCAACGGCCCCAACGAGCGTTCCTGGAAGCTGCAATACGAGTATGACTTTGCCGGCCTCGGCATCGCCGGCCTCACAGCCAGTGCGTCGTACTCACGCGGTGAGCTGGACCTGACCAAGGCTGATCCCAACAGCATCGGCTACAGCAACTGGTACAACCCCGAAGGCAAGAACGCCCATCACTGGGAACGTGACCTGGGGCTCAAATACGTGATTCAGGAAGGCAAGGCCAAGGACCTGGCTGTGACCCTGCGCTGGGCCACCAACCGCGGCAACACCGCGTACCAGAGCGTGGATAACGATGTTGATGAGTACCGGGTAATCGTCGACTATCCTATTGATGTGTTCTAA
- a CDS encoding heavy metal sensor histidine kinase — protein sequence MCWSGAVFKRFTALNSIALRLSAMFALVALLVFVLIGGALYQQVDKSIGRLPEAELDARYSVLESSINRYGNPEHWAKMSAKLKLLSEEDKRIRFWAISSDPAYEYGNPEAAVRKFAQGPVGVRDLHLPGEAYPFKVLSSEIPAREQRPALRFLIAIDTQTFRQTQHHLLIALVSLASIGVLLASLLGYWVARIGLKPLVKLSEAAQKLAPPHLSGRLHLAPLAPELDQLVSAFNSTLDRVEQAWTRLESFNADVAHELRSPLTNLIGQTQVALTRGRSAEHYFEVLQSNLEELERLRNIINDMLFLASADQGSKASKLTSASLADEVATTLEYLEFILEDARVVVQVRGDARVNIEKAHLRRALINLLNNAVQHTEAGQVIEVLIEQTAGQATISVSNPGQPIAGEHLPRLFERFYRVDAARHNSGANHGLGLAIVKAIAQMHGGEVFVRSAGGRNTFGLYLPT from the coding sequence ATGTGCTGGAGCGGCGCAGTGTTTAAGCGATTCACGGCCTTGAACTCCATCGCCCTGCGTTTGAGTGCGATGTTCGCCCTGGTGGCGTTGCTGGTGTTTGTATTGATCGGCGGGGCGCTGTACCAGCAGGTCGACAAAAGCATCGGCCGCCTGCCTGAAGCAGAGCTGGATGCGCGCTACAGCGTGCTTGAGTCATCTATCAACCGCTACGGCAACCCCGAGCACTGGGCCAAGATGAGCGCCAAGCTCAAACTGCTCAGCGAAGAGGACAAACGCATCCGCTTTTGGGCAATCAGTTCAGACCCGGCTTATGAGTACGGTAACCCCGAGGCCGCCGTGCGCAAATTTGCCCAAGGGCCAGTGGGCGTGCGCGACTTGCACCTGCCCGGCGAGGCTTACCCGTTCAAGGTGCTGAGCAGCGAAATACCCGCCAGGGAACAGCGCCCGGCCCTGCGCTTTCTGATTGCCATCGATACCCAGACCTTTCGCCAGACCCAGCATCACCTGCTGATTGCGCTGGTTAGCCTGGCGAGCATCGGCGTGCTGCTGGCCTCATTGCTCGGCTACTGGGTGGCGCGCATCGGTCTCAAGCCACTGGTCAAGCTGTCTGAGGCCGCACAAAAACTGGCACCGCCGCACTTGTCCGGGCGCTTGCACCTGGCGCCCCTGGCGCCGGAGCTGGACCAACTGGTCAGCGCCTTCAACTCGACCCTGGACCGCGTGGAGCAGGCCTGGACCCGGCTGGAGTCGTTCAATGCCGACGTGGCCCATGAACTGCGCTCACCACTGACCAACCTCATCGGCCAGACCCAGGTGGCGTTGACCCGCGGGCGCTCGGCCGAGCATTACTTTGAGGTGCTGCAATCCAACCTTGAAGAGCTGGAGCGGCTGCGCAACATCATCAACGACATGCTGTTCCTGGCGAGCGCCGACCAGGGCAGCAAGGCCAGCAAACTGACCAGCGCGTCCCTGGCTGACGAAGTGGCGACGACCCTGGAATACCTGGAGTTCATTCTTGAGGACGCCCGGGTTGTGGTGCAAGTCAGGGGCGATGCGCGGGTCAATATCGAAAAAGCCCACCTGCGCCGGGCGTTGATCAACCTGCTGAACAATGCCGTGCAGCACACCGAGGCCGGGCAAGTGATCGAGGTCCTGATCGAGCAAACCGCCGGGCAGGCCACGATCAGCGTGAGCAATCCGGGGCAGCCGATTGCCGGGGAGCACTTGCCGCGCTTGTTCGAGCGTTTCTACCGGGTCGACGCCGCCCGCCACAACAGCGGCGCCAACCACGGGCTGGGGCTGGCCATCGTCAAGGCGATTGCACAGATGCATGGCGGCGAGGTGTTTGTACGCAGCGCCGGCGGGCGCAATACGTTCGGGTTGTATTTGCCGACGTGA
- a CDS encoding heavy metal response regulator transcription factor — MRVLIIEDEEKTADYLHRGLTEQGYTVDVARDGIEGLHLAMESDYAVIVLDVMLPGLDGFGVLRALRARKQTPVIMLTARERVEDRIRGLREGADDYLGKPFSFLELVARLQALTRRSGGHEPVQVSVDDLWIDLISRKATRAGARLDLTAKEFSLLSVLARRQGEILSKTAIAEMVWDINFDSDANVVEVAIKRLRAKLDGPFEHKLLHTIRGMGYVLERRSV, encoded by the coding sequence ATGCGCGTTCTGATTATTGAAGATGAAGAAAAAACCGCCGACTACCTGCACCGCGGGCTGACCGAGCAAGGCTATACGGTGGATGTGGCCCGCGATGGCATCGAGGGGCTGCACCTGGCGATGGAGAGTGATTACGCGGTGATCGTGCTCGATGTCATGCTCCCGGGGCTCGACGGCTTTGGCGTGCTGCGGGCCTTGCGGGCGCGTAAGCAAACCCCGGTGATCATGCTCACCGCCCGTGAGCGGGTCGAAGACCGGATTCGCGGCCTGCGCGAAGGCGCCGACGATTATCTGGGCAAACCGTTTTCGTTTCTCGAACTGGTCGCCCGCCTGCAAGCCCTGACCCGTCGCAGCGGCGGCCACGAGCCGGTGCAGGTGAGCGTCGACGACCTGTGGATAGATTTGATCAGCCGCAAGGCTACCCGCGCCGGCGCCCGCCTGGACCTGACCGCCAAGGAGTTCTCGCTGCTCAGCGTACTGGCGCGGCGCCAGGGTGAAATCCTGTCCAAGACCGCCATTGCCGAGATGGTCTGGGATATCAACTTCGACAGCGACGCCAACGTGGTCGAAGTAGCGATCAAGCGCTTGCGCGCCAAACTCGACGGGCCATTCGAGCACAAGCTGCTGCACACCATTCGCGGCATGGGCTATGTGCTGGAGCGGCGCAGTGTTTAA